The sequence ACAGTTAGTGACGAGACTTCTATAAGGCCGTATTTTGCAGATAAGAGTTTTTGAATTCAGAGTTAGGATATAATCCCAGTTTTATCTGGCGCAGTATTTGTGAAGTAAAAAACTTGTTGGTTGATGGTGTGAGATGGAGAATTGGAACGGGTGAAAACATAAACATCCTTCAGCAACCATGGTTGTCAGACCATAATAATCCATATATCTCTACTGGGACCAAACGTTAGAAGGAAGGACAGTAAATTCTTTATTCCAATGTGACAGTAGGACCTGGGATGTTGAAGTCATTAAGTCTGAGTTCAATGAGAGGGATCAAAGGCCATTCTTGCTACAATGGTCCTGGAAACTGATATGGGGATAGTTTTTTGGAATCAAGAAGATACAGGTCAATACTCTATGAAGAGTGCGTATAAATGGCTGCAACAGAAAAAAGAATCTTGGCAAGCATCAGATTCAACAAGTGTGTGGGCTAAACTATGGAAAATCAAGGCACCACCAAAAACAATCAATGTAGTCTGGCATGCATTAGCGAATTGTCTCCCAACTCTTGTTCAACTACAATCTAGAGGAGTCCAAGTTCCAATAGAATGTCCGATTTGTCATGAGGACAGTGAAACAATTTTACACAATTTAGTAACGTGTCCATTTGCTCATCGATGTTGGTTAACGCTCAAAATTGTTAGCCAGGGGCTATTCTCGGATTTTGCCTCATGGATGGTAGGTATTTTCAAGGATACCAGTGCTCAACAACAAGCTAAGGTTGTTACTCTCTACTGGGCTCTATGGCGCAATCTTAATGATCTAGTCTGGAATCAGA comes from Apium graveolens cultivar Ventura unplaced genomic scaffold, ASM990537v1 ctg967, whole genome shotgun sequence and encodes:
- the LOC141705752 gene encoding uncharacterized protein LOC141705752 gives rise to the protein MVLETDMGIVFWNQEDTGQYSMKSAYKWLQQKKESWQASDSTSVWAKLWKIKAPPKTINVVWHALANCLPTLVQLQSRGVQVPIECPICHEDSETILHNLVTCPFAHRCWLTLKIVSQGLFSDFASWMVGIFKDTSAQQQAKVVTLYWALWRNLNDLVWNQKSSSVNKTVAAAKQYLTQWSIAQGRSSMALLQPGHEGDGDCIWVSPQQNSVKVSTNVAVFVNKGAAGFGLVARNTEGTLQKQSCMPVQYAQ